TTTGTTCATATCTCCGCCGCCAAATATCTCGCCAACCGGCACAGGGGCTTCGGGATCCGATATATCGAACACATGGATCTTGTTCTGACGGTCATCTGCCGTGTAGGCATAATCTCCGCGCACTTCAACATCCGAAGCCGAGTATGATGTATGCTCACCTGCGAGAATCGGGTTGGTGGGATTCGAAATGTCAAGCACGTGCAGCCCCGTGTTCATGTTCGCAACGTAAGCATAGTTGCCCGAGACTGCGACATCCAGAACTACGTACCGTGATTGGTACTTGCCGACTACCGGCAGCGAAGGCAAATTATTGAGGTCGACTACCATCAACGAATCAGTATCGCAGAAGTACGCCGTATGATTTCTCACCAGCACATTGTAAATGTAAGGCGCATTCAATGTCGCGGTCAGCGTTAATGTCGGGGCCTGCGCAAGATTGATGACCTGCAGCGCACCCCAGTTTGCCATAACTGCAAAGCTATCGCAGAATGCAGCATCACAGATCACACCGTTTGCGTTCCAGCTTCCTGCCAATACCGGGTTCTGCAAATCGCTGATGTCGATGTAACGAAGCCCCTTCGACATCACAGCTTGTACCGCATAATCTCCGCGCAAATCGAAACAATATCCCTGATCCGTCGAGAGCAAACTGCCATACAACTGCGGGCTTGCAGGATTGCTGACATCAATAATCTGAAATCCGCCGTTCCAGGTCGCGACGTAAGCGTAACTGTCGCGTACTTTGACATCCATGCCAACGCGCGCGGAATCGCAGTGGCCAACTTCAAATATGTCGGCGGGATCGCTGACATCGAGTATTCGCAGCGCATGATCCCACTCATTGACATACGCCAAATCGTTCGACACTGCCGCAGCGTAAACTTGTCCGTCCGGATCAAAAAGACCGACCTGGTTCATGTGTGCTGGATCGGAAATGTCGACTATCCGAAGTCCTCCAGCACCGTCCGAGATATACGCCCGCCCACCGTCAACAACGATCTTTCTCCGATCCCCGCGCGGCAAATACACCTGCCCGACCGGCGTCGGCACCGTAGAATCGCTGATATCAAACGCCATCAATCCGAATGGACAGATAGCGTATCCATAGTTCCCTTGCAGATCCATATCGTTGAACTTTGTCCACAGCGTACTGCCCCGAAACTCAAGCGTTATCTCCTTTGAATTCTGCGCAGCAAGCGGATGCATTAGCGCCAAAACGCTCAGGATTACGGCAAGTCTGATAAGTGCTTTCACTGCCAACCTCGCGCCAAAATTGTTGTATTTGTGCTATTCTCTGCAGGAGTGCCCGTTCAATCGGATTCTTTCATCAAAAGACAAGAACCACAGTCACTTCGAAGACCATGCCCACCCCATTATTGACAAGTTACTACATATTCCATTTTTGTCAATAGTCGCCTTTTTTGCCAAAACCCCGACACCCAATCATTCCACCGTCAACTTCTACTCCCCTCTATCAAGAGGTGGGGGGTGGCGGAAGCGCAAACCCGATCCCCCTGGCAAGCCAAGAGGGGCCCGGTCGGAGGACGCGGGACGGGGGTGTGTCCGCCACGCCCGCGCAAGATTCCCCTCTCCCGTTTTGGGAGAGGGGTTAGGGGTGAGGGCAAAAATCTGTTGCTATCCACTCGACATTATTTTTCGCGCCAATAAGTGAAGGCACTGATGTTCGCTCAGAAGCGCCAGCTTTGCCGGCCCAACATGTGTTTGCAGTGAGTTCGCAACGGCCGTTGCGGTTTAACAATCTCGATCTCACTGCGAAAACTTGCAGGGGCGAGTCTGCAAAAGGTAGCCCCGGTTGCAGATGCAAATGGTCTCTAAAGTGAGCACCGGTTTCGGTGAATGGCCCTAGCTGTCCCGATTAACCCGGGTTATGCCGTAATTTTTGAAGAGAAAGAAGTCAATTTAGTAGACACTTAAACGAAACGAAATCTCGACCTGTTCAAACCCGTCACTCATTCTTCCGTACTAATTGGTAAACTGATACGATGTTTACAATTACATAGGAGGAATTAATGATTCGTAAAGCATCCGCCGTCTGGAAAGGCGATCTCAAAGCCGGCAAGGGCACAGTCTCGACCGAAACCGGCACCCTCAAAGACACGCAGTACTCGTTCACCTCGCGTTTTGAGTCCGGTATCGGCACCAATCCAGAAGAACTCGTCGGCGCCGCCCATGCCGGTTGTTTCTCAATGGCGCTTTCGGCTTGTCTTTCCGCCGCTGGATTTGTCCCCGATCAGATCTCAACAACCGCCAACGTCCACCTCGACAAAGTTGAAACCGGTTTCAAGATTACCCAGATCGAGCTTGTTACTGAAGCTCGCGTAGCAAACATTGACGAAGCCAAGTTTCAAGAAATCGCCGCCGGTACCAAAGTCGGCTGCCCGATTTCTCAGGCTCTCGCCTCAGTCGAAATCAAACTCACAGCAAAATTGATTAAGTAATTTCGCATCCGCCGTTCCCCTCTCCCGCCGCAGGCGGAAGAGGGGTCGGGGTGAGGGCAAAAAATTAACTTGACAAACTCGCACTCGAATGCCAACTTCGAATTGTCGATCTTAACCCGGTAACTTAAGTACATCTAAATTTAGTATAGGGCCTCATCATCGCCTCATTGTTAGCGTTTTAGACTTAATCCAATTCTCGAAGACACGGGAGGAATTGCTATGTCTAAGCGCGTTCTTACAAGAACATCGTCATTTCTAAACTCAGCCGCAGTATGCTCCGCTAAGGATCGCGTTACGTTACTGCTGCTATATCAGTCAGCAAAGCCGCTCAGTACCTTTAGTAGACTTACGGCGCTGGACTGGTGATTTTTTTGTTTCGGCTTTTCCGTCTAAGCTTTTTCGCCGGCGCAGACGCCGGCGCGAGCTGCGACTAGCCTCTTCGCAAATTGCCCGGTCCCGACTACACAACCGGGGCCGGGTGCTCGATATACCACAGTACGCTGTGGACCTATTTGGGAGACGACGCGACCAGGATTCGCGCAATTGGCAACTTGACAATCCACGATTTGAGGTTATCATTAGATACTGCTATCGAATGAACTAAGAGAAAACAGTACTTCAAAACATTCGATTGGAATCTTAGCCCGATCATATTGCTAACGTTTTAGACACTGCTTTAACCAAAACCCGTTGAGGAGGTTGTATGTCTAAACGTGTCCCAAATCCGAGACACACAGTCACTGCCGCGTTGGCGTTGCTAGCCTTCGCGCTCTTACTAAGCACTTTTGTGCCTTCTATCGCTCTTGCCGCGCGTCCGCTGGTTACCATCGAACGCACTAAAGATGTTATTCAGGGGCTGTACGAATATGTCGAGATCAATTTTGATCCGAGAGGCACGGGCACCGTATCTGCCGGATTTGACTTATTGATTGCATACGATGACGCTGCGCTCACACTCGAAAGCGTCTCGCAAGGGAGCCTGCTAACGAATTGCAGCTGGCAGTTCTTCGTCTATCGTTCGGGAGTGGAAGCTGGCTGCGAAGGCGATTGCCCTACCGGTCTTGTGCGAATCGTCGGACTCGGAGACTCGCCGACAGTCCCCGGAGAGCAGACCTGCAATCTCGGGGATAACGGAGCAGGGACGATTGCGGTTCTGAAATTTTACGTGAAGAACAATGCAGCATACGAGTGTATGCTCACACCTATCGAATTCTATTGGAATGATTGCGCCGACAACGGTTTTGCTTCTGAGACGGGCGCGACTTACCTCATTTCAGACACCGTATTCTCAGCCACCGATGACTTCAGCTATTATCCGATTCCGCCAACACTACATACTATCGAAGGTGCCCCGGCGAGTTGCATCACAGGTGGTTCGCCCAATCAGCCTACAAGAGAAATCAACTACCGTCATGGATACATCAACATCGTCTGTGCCGATAGCATCGACATGACCGGCGATCTTAACTTGAACGGAATTCAATACGAGATTGCTGATGCCGTTTTGTTCTCTGAGTACTTTCTTTACGGCCTTTCAGTATTCAATGAAGACCCCATATTTCGGCAGGCGCAGATCGGCGCAAGTGACGCTAATGATGATGGCAATGTCCTCGAGTTCCAGGACCTGACCTACCTCCTTCGAGTTATCGTCGGTGACGCGCTGCCATTTCCGAAGGAATCTCCCTCCGACACTGCTGTCGCTATCTTCACACAGAATACAGTCGCCAAGACTGTCCGCGCATCGTACCCGACCCAACTCGCCGGTGGTGCGTTCGCATTCATCGGAGAGATTGTGCCGACCTTCCTTCCTGGCGCACCCGGAAACTTCGTGCAGGACTATCATTACGAGAACGGCGTGACCCGCGTGTTGCTGTCAAGCTCCACTCCGCATAATTCACCCGACAGTCTCTGGTTCTCGTATACCGGCAATGGAACTCTAAGTTCGGTCCAAACCGCCGACTTTTTCGACACCAGAATCACGTCACAGATCGTCATTGAAGGCGCTCCCGCAATATGCGGTGATGTCAATGAGGATGGCTCTATCAACATCAGCGATATTGTCGCAATGATTGGCCACATCTTCGACATCTGGCCCGGACCATTTGACCCGGCACTCGCCGATGTCGACTGCTCCGGTCAGGTTACTATCTCCGACGCTGTCTATTTGTTGCAGTATGTCTTTTCCGGCGGCAGCGCGCCCTGCGCCAACTGCCCATAGTTTGAGTTGAAGTACTCATCCGCTCGGAGCATTACTCCGAGCGGATGAGATTCTCAGAGAGAGATTCTTACTCGATGTTACATACACAATTGGCGGAATAGCCGGTTGAGGAGGTTGTATGCTTGCTCCATTTGTCCGGTCGCGCACTCGCAGACATGACCGAACAATCGCATTGGCGTTGCTTGTTTTGCATTACTTTTCGTTTCAGCGTCATCGTTCGCCACGACCACCATTTCAATCCCGAAAACGCACAATACGCAACTTGGCGATACCGTCCTGATGCCCGTGCGGCTCGATCGCGATGAGGCTGGCCCTGAATTTGGTTCCTTCAAGTTGCAAATACATTACACGGCATTTCTCGTGGACTTAGTTTCCGTCGAACCAGGCGACATGGTCTCCGGTTGCGGTTGGGAGCAATTCGATTATCAGCTTAGCATGTTGAACGCTGATAGCTTAGGCATTATCACCATATCAGCAGTCGCCGATGTTGCAGGAATTCCCGGCACGCCCGGCTGTTACCTTGGCCCGGCACTTGGATCAATTGTCAATCTCAAGTTCCACGTCCCCAATGACGAATCGAATCAGTGTCAGGCCGCATTTGTCCGATTCTTTTGGCCTGACTGTGGTGACAACTCCTTCACAACTCGCGATGGTGATTCACTGTACGTCGCCGATGACGTTTATGGGTGGGACTATGTACTGCCCGTGCCGGCTACACTGTCAACATACGCCGGGTTACCAAACTCCTGTCTGTCCGGTCCCATCGAAGGAAAGACTCCATACCGTGCCATAACATACAAACCGGGATACATCGACATCACATGTGGTCCCGATCCTTTTGCTCGCGGCGATTTCAATTTGAATGGTATCCCATACGAAATTGCCGATGCTGTGCTTTACTGTGAGTATTTCATGCACGGACTCGCGGCTTTGGATCCAAATCCTCAAATACTCGAAATGCAAATCCAAGCCAGCGACGCCAACAACGACGGCACGACGCTCACCTTCCGAGACCTGACCTACCTTTTGCGCATAATAGTCGGAGATGCATTGCCATTTCCGGATCCGCATGTGGTCGATACTCTGTCCGCTACGTTTACCCAGGACTTCGACGCCAAAGTCATCAGTGTGGATTTCGCCGGCGACCTCTCTGGAGCATATCTCGAATTCACGGGCGACATCGTCCCGACATTTTTCCCGGCAGCTCCTGTCGACTTCTTCCAATGGTATTCATTCGATGGAGTAAAGACGCATGTGATGACCTTGTCCAGTACACCAAACCCGACTCCCGGCCCAATCTGGTTGACGTACACCGGTGAAGGCAACCTCGCCTTTGTCGGTACATCCGACTTCAACGACAACTACATCCAAGCCAATATTGCCTATCAAAACGCACCAACGCTTTGCGGCGATATCAACTTCGACAACACGACCAGTATCAGTGATGCAGTGTACTTGATTGGCTACATCTTCGCCGGAGGTCCTCCGCCTATTGACGAGGCTGATGCCGACGTCGACTGCAGTGGAATTGTCACCATTTCGGATGCCGTGTACTTAATCACATACGTCTTTGGCGGCGGCGCCGCGCCATGCCCAAAGCTGTCCCTTAGCAACCTCGGCTCCGTCAAATTCAACGGAGCCGTTGCCACAGATAAATCATAGCCCTGTAGACTCAAAGGAAAGTCCCTACAAGTGGACGAAATATGATGTCCATGCAACCTCTCAAACGGCGCACATCATGTAGTTAGAGCCCGCTTAACTTAGTCTTTGCCGGCGCTATCTGATCTTATCGTTCTCAACGCTAATCGCACGGCCAACGGTTTCGATCGGCCAAGGCTACTCATACTGGGAATACTCAATATCAAGTAGATATCAACTACAACCCGGACTTCTCCGGCCTTCGGTCAATGGCGTTTCAACTGACGATTGAGTACGATGAAACTTTGTTCAAACTCGACACGATTAAGGCGGGTCGCCTACTAACGGACTGCAATTGGGAAATATTCACATACCACCCAGGCGCAACGAATTGCGCTGGCGAATGTCCACCCGGGCTCGTCACTATAACTGCGATTCGGTCGTGGGTCTTCACACTCGATCCCGCATGCGATCTTGGATTGTCCGGCTCCGGCACCATTGCAATGCTGGTGTTTACTCCAATCAGCCCGAACGTATCGGCTTGCTCCTCTTACCCACTTCGTTTCTACTGGGAAAGTTGCGGCGACAATTTGTTTACAAATGTCTACGGAAACCTCTTCTACGCCGATACTGTGTTCAGAAGTACCGGTGCAAACGACTTCTATCCAGTACCCGCAACGTTGCACACGAATCAAGGTCGACCCGGACTCTGCGGCGCAGACAACAGTTTGAGTTGGCGGGCAGTTAACTACCGCGAAGGCGGGATCGAGACCATTTGCGGGGACCCGCCCCCTCCCGACTATGGAGACTTAAATCTCAACGGTTTGACATTCGAAGTCGCCGATGCAGATCTTTTTGCGAGCTACTTTCTTCACGGCCTCTCGGTTTTCAGCACAATTCCGTCTCAGCGCCAGCAACAAATGATCAACAGTAATGTCAACCACAATGGGCTCTACCTCGAGTATCGTGACCTGATCTACATTCTGCGAGCCATCGCAGGCGATGTCGTGCCGTTCAACGATATCTTCCCCGCCGACACGATGACGGCAGTGTTCACGCACAACACGAGTTCCAAATCTATCCGCGTTGATTCGCGCGCGCCGCTTGCAGGTGCTTACCTGACATTCGCAGGCGAAATCACTCCAACATTTCTTCCCACTGCACCGGGCAACGTCTATCAGAGCTGGTCGTTTGAGAACGGCGTAACCAAAATCTTGCTCGCGGGATCGGAAGCAGATCAAGCGCCCGGCGAGCCTTGGTTTACTTACAGCGGTGAGGGCACGCTTCTGACCGCAGAAACCACCGACCTCGACAACTCTCGCGTTTACACCCAACGCAGGACAGAGCTCGATCCGGTTGCATGCGGCGACGCAAATCGTGATCTCAATCTCAATATCTCAGATATCGTTGTGATGATTTGGGCGATATTCGCCGAGTGGCAAGGAACGATTGACTTGGAAGCCGCCGACGCAAACTGCGACGGCTTCTTGACAGTCGCGGATGCCGTTTATCTATTCAGTTATCTATACAGCGGCGGAACCGCGCCTTGCGCTGCTTGTCCGTAGTCTGACTTACAGCAGGTCTGTCCGATAAACCAATCGGACGGATCTACTTCTTGCTCGAATCTTTGGCTGTCATCAACCCCAGCCTTTTACCCTGCTCGCTATCAGAGATCAACTGCGCAAGTCGCCTCGCTCTTGTCTCTTCCTTCTTGGCACTCATCACCCAATAGCTTGAAGTCCGCTGATACCAAGGGGCTTGATCTGAATAATACTTCCAAGCCTTCTTGTTCTTTTTGAATTCCTCGATGTACATCTCCGACATGGTGCGCTGTTCCTGTTCATAAGAATAGTCGCGTCGCCGCAAGGAATTCGCCTCGAACATTTTCTTCCCCGCCGGTTGAATTAAACCCTCTTCAAGCAGTTCGCCGTATCGCTTGATATTCACCTTGCTCCAGTTGCTCGTCGATTTGCGCGGTGTGAAGCGGATCTTGTAGCTGTCGCCGTCGATACTCTTGCGTATGCCGTCGATCCAACCGAAGCAGAGCGCCTGATCGACCGATTCCTTCCAAGTGATACTTGGCTTGCCGGTGCCAACTTTATAGAACCCTACCCACAGTTCGGCGACCTTGGTGTGGTTGCTCTTAAGCCAGCGCCGAAACTCTGCTGGGTTCTTGAAGAATTTTGGACTGTCGGTCACTTACTGCTCCGCTCAACCTTCACCCAATTATTTCTTCGCCTTGAACCGCGCCAACACCGCGACATCGCTGTTGATTGTCAGCACTTCATCTTTGATAGTGTAGGTCAATGCCTGATCCAGCGCTTCGAAAAGCGCCATCTCAATATCGGTGCCGGAAGGACACGCCATTTTCGTAGCCGCCATGTGACCAAATATTAGCGTGTCGGCGTTGACTGCAAAACTTCCCGTCATACGATTGCAACCGCCGTAACCGGAGACCTTGCTTCCTTCGGCAGTCAACTGAATGTGAACCGGCTGTCGTGAAGAATCCGCGACAGTTTCCATACCGCGCAGTTCAGTCAAGATCCACATCGTACCGTAAAGAATGTCGCTTTCCGTTAGCGGCGCATAACTGGCGACATGCGTGAGGTCATAATTTAATTGCGAGTCGATTTCTTTCCCCGAGCGGTCAAGCAACCGCAACGAGTGCGCCGATGTGATCGCAAGAATCGGTCCTTCGCCCGAAGCCGGTCTCAAGGTGATCTTTCCCGCCGCCGCTGTCCAAGTACCGTTTTCGAGGAATACGTTCTTCCCTTCTGCCGCCTTGCCCAAGTATTCGCGACGCTCGACATAGCTGCTGTCGGCGCGAAGGTCCAATGTCAACGTGATTCCCTCGCAATCAGCACACGGGATCGTACCGCTGAATATCGCCGGAAGCGAAAGTTGTTCCGTTGCCGCCGACAGTCCTTGCGTCGCCGGCTCACTCTGTGGTTCACTCTTCTTGGCACAGCCGGCAAGCAAGGTCATTGCCGCAAGCATTGTCGATACGAATATTCTCAATGTCATTTGTAGCCTCCGTAATCTGTGAGAAATAGTTGACCTGATACTTTTTCATCCTTGATTGCCAATTTCTAATCAATCGGTATCATCATTACCGACGCCTCGAAACTTGCGACCAATTCCGCACCTGTCGACAACTCCAGCACGTTGCCGATGACGCGATAGTTGGTCACCCGCGACAGCGCCGCGATGATTTCACTTTCGATCTCCATCATTCCGGGACAGAACACCTTGGTAGCGCCGATTTGAGCGAAAACCAGAGTCCCGTCGTTGATACGATAGCTGCTCATGATCCGGTTACATCCGGTATAGCCGATGAGCCGGCTCCCTTCAGCAATTAACTCTATATAAATCGGACGCATTCCCGGTTCGACGAAAAGACTACGGCCATTTACGCCGGTGAGATACCAGGTTGTTTCTACCAACGCGGCGTTAGTTGGGATTCCTTGTCCCGCCTG
This is a stretch of genomic DNA from bacterium. It encodes these proteins:
- a CDS encoding OsmC family protein → MIRKASAVWKGDLKAGKGTVSTETGTLKDTQYSFTSRFESGIGTNPEELVGAAHAGCFSMALSACLSAAGFVPDQISTTANVHLDKVETGFKITQIELVTEARVANIDEAKFQEIAAGTKVGCPISQALASVEIKLTAKLIK
- a CDS encoding dockerin type I repeat-containing protein, whose product is MSKRVPNPRHTVTAALALLAFALLLSTFVPSIALAARPLVTIERTKDVIQGLYEYVEINFDPRGTGTVSAGFDLLIAYDDAALTLESVSQGSLLTNCSWQFFVYRSGVEAGCEGDCPTGLVRIVGLGDSPTVPGEQTCNLGDNGAGTIAVLKFYVKNNAAYECMLTPIEFYWNDCADNGFASETGATYLISDTVFSATDDFSYYPIPPTLHTIEGAPASCITGGSPNQPTREINYRHGYINIVCADSIDMTGDLNLNGIQYEIADAVLFSEYFLYGLSVFNEDPIFRQAQIGASDANDDGNVLEFQDLTYLLRVIVGDALPFPKESPSDTAVAIFTQNTVAKTVRASYPTQLAGGAFAFIGEIVPTFLPGAPGNFVQDYHYENGVTRVLLSSSTPHNSPDSLWFSYTGNGTLSSVQTADFFDTRITSQIVIEGAPAICGDVNEDGSINISDIVAMIGHIFDIWPGPFDPALADVDCSGQVTISDAVYLLQYVFSGGSAPCANCP
- a CDS encoding dockerin type I repeat-containing protein — translated: MPVRLDRDEAGPEFGSFKLQIHYTAFLVDLVSVEPGDMVSGCGWEQFDYQLSMLNADSLGIITISAVADVAGIPGTPGCYLGPALGSIVNLKFHVPNDESNQCQAAFVRFFWPDCGDNSFTTRDGDSLYVADDVYGWDYVLPVPATLSTYAGLPNSCLSGPIEGKTPYRAITYKPGYIDITCGPDPFARGDFNLNGIPYEIADAVLYCEYFMHGLAALDPNPQILEMQIQASDANNDGTTLTFRDLTYLLRIIVGDALPFPDPHVVDTLSATFTQDFDAKVISVDFAGDLSGAYLEFTGDIVPTFFPAAPVDFFQWYSFDGVKTHVMTLSSTPNPTPGPIWLTYTGEGNLAFVGTSDFNDNYIQANIAYQNAPTLCGDINFDNTTSISDAVYLIGYIFAGGPPPIDEADADVDCSGIVTISDAVYLITYVFGGGAAPCPKLSLSNLGSVKFNGAVATDKS
- a CDS encoding YdeI/OmpD-associated family protein, which codes for MTDSPKFFKNPAEFRRWLKSNHTKVAELWVGFYKVGTGKPSITWKESVDQALCFGWIDGIRKSIDGDSYKIRFTPRKSTSNWSKVNIKRYGELLEEGLIQPAGKKMFEANSLRRRDYSYEQEQRTMSEMYIEEFKKNKKAWKYYSDQAPWYQRTSSYWVMSAKKEETRARRLAQLISDSEQGKRLGLMTAKDSSKK
- a CDS encoding META domain-containing protein; this encodes MTLRIFVSTMLAAMTLLAGCAKKSEPQSEPATQGLSAATEQLSLPAIFSGTIPCADCEGITLTLDLRADSSYVERREYLGKAAEGKNVFLENGTWTAAAGKITLRPASGEGPILAITSAHSLRLLDRSGKEIDSQLNYDLTHVASYAPLTESDILYGTMWILTELRGMETVADSSRQPVHIQLTAEGSKVSGYGGCNRMTGSFAVNADTLIFGHMAATKMACPSGTDIEMALFEALDQALTYTIKDEVLTINSDVAVLARFKAKK
- a CDS encoding META domain-containing protein, coding for MKSLVKLLGIAGLTMVVGGCFGYTRTVPEESTYYEEVVEDSAEVDEITTQEIGQAGQGIPTNAALVETTWYLTGVNGRSLFVEPGMRPIYIELIAEGSRLIGYTGCNRIMSSYRINDGTLVFAQIGATKVFCPGMMEIESEIIAALSRVTNYRVIGNVLELSTGAELVASFEASVMMIPID